A single region of the Enterococcus mundtii genome encodes:
- the menA gene encoding 1,4-dihydroxy-2-naphthoate polyprenyltransferase, which translates to MTLKIFLEVVELRTKVASVFPFAIGVLFSIAFFHEIQWLNTLLFFIGMLVFDLATTAINNYMDYEKAHSEIYKYEENVIGRTGISPKLVRNMILGMIAFVLVIGILLTLRTGWLLLLMGMICCFIGIFYTFGPIPLSRMPLGEIFSGFTMGLGIFTMVIYINTHRSDLFDLTLSLATGTFNLSGNIWAVAAIFLAALPLVFTIANIMLANNLRDLERDIENHRYTLVFYIGRPIGIMLFQLLMYACYLILLIGLISGIFQWPILLAFLTLPKIYLNLQLFKESLPQPISFSYSIKNMILFNSSYALGLFATILLNQL; encoded by the coding sequence ATGACACTAAAAATCTTTTTAGAAGTAGTTGAACTACGTACGAAGGTCGCTAGTGTATTTCCTTTTGCGATAGGGGTTTTATTCTCTATCGCTTTTTTTCACGAAATACAGTGGCTGAACACTTTACTGTTTTTTATTGGTATGCTTGTCTTTGACTTAGCAACTACCGCAATCAATAACTATATGGATTATGAAAAAGCACATTCGGAAATTTATAAATACGAAGAGAACGTCATTGGACGGACTGGTATTTCACCAAAACTCGTACGAAACATGATTTTAGGGATGATTGCTTTTGTCTTAGTCATCGGTATATTACTGACATTGCGGACTGGTTGGTTATTGTTGCTGATGGGGATGATTTGTTGTTTTATTGGGATTTTTTATACTTTTGGTCCTATCCCTTTATCACGTATGCCATTAGGAGAGATTTTCAGCGGTTTTACCATGGGTTTAGGGATCTTTACGATGGTCATCTATATCAACACTCATCGCAGCGATCTATTTGATTTAACCCTGTCTTTAGCAACTGGCACCTTCAATTTATCTGGCAATATCTGGGCTGTAGCCGCCATCTTTCTGGCAGCACTCCCACTTGTTTTTACGATAGCCAATATTATGTTAGCGAATAATTTACGCGATTTGGAGCGAGATATTGAAAATCATCGGTACACGTTAGTTTTCTACATTGGTCGTCCCATCGGTATCATGCTTTTTCAACTTTTGATGTATGCGTGCTATCTGATTCTTTTAATAGGTCTGATCAGTGGTATTTTTCAATGGCCGATCCTTCTGGCTTTCTTGACTTTACCAAAAATATATCTTAATCTTCAGCTATTCAAAGAGAGTCTGCCGCAGCCTATCAGTTTTAGCTATTCAATCAAAAATATGATTTTGTTCAACAGTAGTTATGCACTTGGTTTATTCGCAACGATTCTTCTCAATCAACTATAG
- a CDS encoding VirB4-like conjugal transfer ATPase, CD1110 family, which translates to MMKLKALKALKPTKKPKDEEKEFISKPKSKKKEEIDPFRDTFRFEEIYESGICKIDEFTYSLTLELQDINYQLSSDDHQIEIFSQYCDFLNSLSSKTKLQLTVYKKKRPLADLQSVLYYKAKNDFLDSYREEMNQVISRKLDEEKNGFKKTILFTFVQKHPTLEIAQKELEMVADRFEMFASRLGSQAKKVEKIKLLHMISEILLTNDKTVKTEVDEVLPEVMEFKENKNYVKIDDHYAKTLYLQEYPSELSDTFLFEMLEIPREIVVSLHIEPMDQDEAFDLVKTKLAFMEQQKVDEQKKALQSGYDFEMLSYELSYSLTEAKGLVDDLQNRGQKLYAITGSVYFHSPTKEKLAEVHDEINSVSRRFGFKLIELEFMQENGLNATLPLGINAIPLDRTLSTASTAIFIPFTISDLIQENGKYYGVNAISKNILSLDRKLLKAPNGFVLGTPGSGKSFSVKREIVNVLLRDADDEVIIIDPEREYSVIGQNFNGEIIKISSDSPTTINPMDINENYGDDTDPVVLKSEFLISLFDLIIGGALGLSSAQKTLIDRVCRRTYEVLNDRTPTFIDFYNILKEQEEEEAKQLVMDLEIYIEGSLSVFSAETNVDITKRLVIYDIKDLGKQLKTMGMLIVLDQVWNRITTNRERGVRTWLYIDEMQLLFTNEYSENYFFELWSRARKWGAIPTGITQNVETLLLSDLARRMLSNSDFIMMLNQAKSDRTQLVRLFDISEEQEKYVVNSPEGYGLMVFGDTTLPFYDHFPKDTQLYKMMSTKPGET; encoded by the coding sequence ATGATGAAGTTAAAAGCGCTCAAAGCGTTAAAACCAACTAAAAAACCAAAAGATGAGGAAAAAGAATTTATTAGCAAACCTAAATCGAAGAAGAAAGAGGAGATTGATCCTTTCAGAGATACGTTTAGATTTGAAGAGATTTATGAAAGTGGTATTTGTAAAATCGATGAATTTACCTATTCATTGACGCTTGAGTTACAAGATATCAATTATCAATTATCTTCTGACGATCATCAAATTGAAATTTTCTCTCAATACTGCGACTTTTTAAATTCATTGAGTAGTAAAACAAAGTTGCAACTCACTGTTTATAAAAAGAAACGACCGCTTGCTGATTTGCAATCGGTTCTTTATTACAAGGCAAAAAATGATTTCCTCGATTCATATCGTGAGGAAATGAATCAAGTCATTTCAAGGAAATTAGATGAAGAAAAAAATGGTTTCAAAAAAACGATCTTATTTACTTTTGTGCAGAAACATCCTACGTTGGAGATCGCGCAAAAAGAATTAGAGATGGTAGCAGATCGTTTTGAAATGTTTGCTAGTCGCTTAGGCAGTCAAGCAAAAAAGGTAGAAAAAATAAAATTATTACATATGATTTCCGAAATCTTATTAACGAATGACAAGACGGTTAAAACAGAAGTCGATGAGGTACTACCTGAAGTCATGGAATTTAAAGAAAACAAAAACTACGTAAAAATCGATGATCACTATGCAAAAACATTATATTTACAAGAATACCCTTCTGAATTATCAGATACGTTTCTTTTTGAAATGTTAGAAATCCCTCGTGAAATTGTTGTATCTTTACATATTGAACCAATGGATCAAGATGAAGCCTTTGATTTAGTGAAGACAAAATTGGCTTTTATGGAACAACAAAAAGTGGATGAGCAGAAGAAGGCGTTACAAAGTGGGTATGACTTTGAGATGCTCTCTTATGAACTCTCTTACTCACTAACAGAGGCTAAAGGTTTGGTGGATGATCTCCAAAATAGGGGACAAAAATTATACGCGATAACAGGATCTGTCTATTTCCATTCACCAACGAAAGAAAAATTGGCTGAAGTCCATGATGAAATAAACTCAGTGTCTCGTCGCTTTGGATTTAAACTCATTGAATTGGAGTTCATGCAAGAAAATGGCTTAAATGCGACATTACCGTTAGGAATCAATGCGATTCCATTAGATCGAACACTTTCAACAGCCAGTACCGCCATTTTTATCCCATTCACGATTTCGGATTTGATTCAAGAAAATGGGAAGTATTATGGTGTCAATGCGATCTCAAAAAATATTCTTTCTCTCGATCGAAAATTATTAAAAGCACCAAATGGATTTGTTCTAGGAACACCAGGTTCTGGTAAAAGTTTCTCAGTCAAACGCGAAATCGTTAATGTACTGCTACGCGATGCAGATGATGAAGTCATCATTATTGATCCTGAGCGTGAATATTCTGTCATTGGACAAAATTTCAATGGTGAGATCATCAAAATCTCTAGTGATTCACCGACAACGATCAATCCAATGGATATCAATGAGAACTACGGAGATGATACTGATCCGGTCGTGTTAAAATCAGAGTTTTTGATTTCGTTATTTGATCTGATTATTGGTGGGGCATTGGGGCTAAGTTCGGCACAAAAAACGTTGATTGACCGTGTTTGTCGTCGAACGTATGAAGTGTTGAATGACCGTACACCAACATTCATTGACTTTTATAATATTTTAAAAGAACAAGAAGAAGAAGAAGCCAAGCAATTGGTAATGGATCTAGAAATCTATATCGAAGGAAGTTTGTCGGTCTTCTCTGCAGAGACGAATGTCGACATTACCAAACGTTTAGTGATTTATGATATTAAGGATCTAGGAAAACAATTGAAAACGATGGGGATGCTAATTGTTTTAGACCAAGTATGGAATCGCATCACGACTAACCGTGAACGAGGTGTTCGCACGTGGTTGTATATTGATGAAATGCAGCTTTTGTTTACGAATGAATATTCTGAGAATTACTTCTTTGAGCTGTGGAGTCGTGCACGAAAATGGGGAGCGATCCCGACTGGCATTACCCAGAACGTTGAAACCTTACTATTGTCGGATTTAGCTCGACGGATGTTATCAAATAGCGATTTTATCATGATGTTGAATCAAGCAAAATCAGACCGTACACAGTTAGTTAGACTGTTTGATATTTCAGAAGAACAAGAAAAATACGTAGTGAACTCTCCAGAAGGGTATGGTCTTATGGTGTTTGGGGATACAACGTTGCCCTTTTATGATCATTTCCCTAAAGATACACAGCTCTATAAGATGATGTCAACAAAACCTGGAGAAACTTGA
- a CDS encoding VirD4-like conjugal transfer protein, CD1115 family, producing the protein MVVHVLVIGILLYVSNRIGYLFLAENTGNLSFADNLLTTFNRTFEELSRFAPQFSYEPISLGIAAVVAISYVLFILYKTFDEKNTRPNEEYGSARWGKYSDIRAFLDKKKDFNILLTKSESLSLSGRMKITRNDNFNRNKNVVVVGGAGSGKTRFYVKPNLMQMHSSYVVSDSKGLLLAETGKMFEEAGYQIKIFDLINRRDTHQYNPFQYIQTEDDILKIVNNLIKNTTNPDKKGGDDFWEKAETALLMAIFSYLIQEVTAEDRTLGNVIELVRLADIEEDVPGYVSPLDILFNELEQKDPTNFAVSQYKIFKLSGDKTTKSILVSLGVRLSPFDIPSIKELVSQDTLELDTVGDVKTILYILLPDTDTSFNFLASMMYQQLFDMLVYKADNVYKGRLPCHVRCILDEFANIGQIPDFEKVISVIRSREISTNVILQNISQLKTLYKDTWETIIGTSDVFLYLGGMEQSTHEYISKLLGKQTIEQRNTSVTKGSNGSFSENFQKLGRNLMDPDEVASLKGQECILKIRGVHPFLSKKYDIVKHKNYKKLGDVTDSYMYQRNLSA; encoded by the coding sequence ATGGTAGTGCATGTGTTAGTAATTGGTATTCTGCTTTATGTGAGTAATCGTATTGGTTATTTATTTTTAGCAGAGAATACGGGGAATTTATCATTTGCAGATAATTTACTAACGACATTCAACCGAACATTTGAAGAACTTTCTAGATTTGCTCCGCAATTTTCTTATGAACCGATATCATTAGGGATAGCAGCGGTTGTTGCTATTTCCTATGTACTTTTTATCTTATATAAGACGTTTGATGAGAAGAATACCCGCCCTAATGAAGAATATGGAAGTGCACGATGGGGAAAGTACAGCGACATCCGTGCATTTCTTGATAAGAAAAAAGATTTCAATATCTTGTTGACGAAGAGCGAAAGCTTATCATTATCAGGACGTATGAAGATTACACGAAACGATAATTTCAACCGAAATAAAAATGTCGTTGTGGTGGGAGGAGCCGGTAGTGGTAAGACGCGATTTTATGTAAAACCTAACTTGATGCAAATGCATTCCTCTTATGTCGTCAGTGATTCTAAAGGCTTATTATTAGCTGAAACAGGCAAAATGTTTGAAGAAGCGGGTTATCAAATCAAGATTTTTGACTTGATCAACCGAAGAGATACGCATCAGTACAACCCGTTTCAATATATTCAAACTGAGGATGATATCTTGAAAATCGTGAACAATCTCATCAAAAATACGACGAACCCGGATAAAAAAGGCGGAGACGATTTTTGGGAAAAAGCTGAAACAGCCCTATTGATGGCTATTTTTAGCTATTTGATTCAAGAAGTAACCGCAGAAGATCGGACGTTAGGAAACGTGATTGAATTAGTCCGTTTAGCAGATATTGAAGAAGATGTGCCTGGCTATGTCAGCCCACTAGATATTTTATTCAATGAGTTAGAACAAAAAGATCCGACAAACTTTGCGGTATCACAGTACAAGATTTTTAAACTTTCTGGTGATAAAACGACAAAAAGTATTTTAGTCAGTCTAGGCGTGCGGTTGTCACCATTTGATATTCCAAGTATCAAGGAACTCGTTTCGCAAGATACACTTGAGTTAGATACAGTTGGTGATGTCAAAACGATTCTCTATATTTTATTGCCTGATACAGATACCAGTTTCAACTTTTTAGCGAGTATGATGTATCAGCAATTGTTTGACATGTTAGTTTATAAAGCAGATAACGTTTATAAGGGACGATTACCTTGTCATGTCCGTTGTATCCTAGATGAGTTTGCCAATATTGGACAAATTCCTGATTTTGAAAAAGTGATTTCGGTTATTCGAAGCCGTGAAATCTCCACAAATGTCATTTTACAAAATATCAGTCAGTTAAAAACTTTGTATAAAGATACGTGGGAAACGATTATTGGGACCAGTGATGTCTTTTTATATTTAGGCGGAATGGAACAAAGTACGCACGAATATATCTCAAAATTGCTAGGGAAACAAACGATTGAACAAAGAAATACAAGCGTCACCAAAGGAAGCAATGGTTCTTTTAGTGAGAACTTCCAGAAATTAGGAAGGAACTTGATGGACCCCGATGAAGTAGCAAGTCTCAAGGGACAGGAATGTATCTTAAAAATTCGCGGAGTCCATCCATTTTTATCAAAGAAATATGATATTGTGAAACATAAAAACTATAAGAAGTTAGGCGATGTGACGGATTCCTATATGTATCAACGAAATCTATCTGCTTAA
- a CDS encoding PrgI family protein, translating to MAVEVKIPKDIKEYKEKVIAGMNLKQLLCLAIAAGVNVLISLIFIAGLKIPMEITSWLMILSSIPIVSFGWFKRNGLTFDIYLKQFFKYHVAPGTRKKKPKEEMNKEIEDVGGQET from the coding sequence ATGGCAGTTGAGGTAAAGATACCAAAGGATATTAAAGAATATAAAGAAAAGGTAATTGCGGGAATGAATTTAAAGCAGCTGCTTTGTTTAGCTATTGCAGCTGGAGTAAATGTCTTGATCAGTTTGATTTTCATTGCAGGATTAAAGATTCCTATGGAAATCACAAGTTGGTTGATGATTCTTTCATCCATTCCAATCGTTTCATTTGGCTGGTTTAAAAGAAATGGCTTGACATTTGATATCTATCTTAAACAATTTTTCAAATACCACGTGGCACCAGGGACACGAAAAAAGAAGCCTAAGGAAGAAATGAATAAAGAAATTGAAGATGTAGGCGGGCAAGAAACATGA
- a CDS encoding lysozyme family protein: MADSKILDKNRAGKNATTTSTNNKKMVVRSSKLSLKKDNSISTSRRKKLLKLLKGNNPRIKRKSQQIIFQRKQSKNDKNNVNQEPLDSTNKSQPVNTQSISRRQRIRESRRDELKQQQHDLMMRPNKVDTTIASAPVTNNDTEQKNEKTNTQVFLNRKNRQEKIRNQRKKSNTYKGYISKVKLEKQQGQQEKISTNTTNLRHKNQKRALHLSKNEQLEKKKRNNKRKEGKKKVAAKRNMRAKLDNMLKDQISPKNPFKNKIKDLIIDKVGRDEEGNLNLVGMLITMLIILKLPILLKLIVIILIVAVVIAIISIFVSFWTTILSLFVVKTESMMITEAYNYVTWLDTYKNKEVYDTYNRLVDDPEHDEVYFEVNGIESDPEQFMYVSNGDNYIYYLNAKFEDYDIDNTAIVTYRKRVAEKTGVWIPWSSRDNTYAVFHDAPHPLSPEPIKVFTVKDEIHALHDMVYNYTTVIEKDKEVETVVITVDKETGEEHTEVKREKKNVATVKINVQTIGEMFDSDPEVGVYVARRYSRDDDYYGRVIAFDEDEVDKYYPIMEKDRFEDKIFMANPFGKMNYANVVDNFGYRRRNPNTQHYEIALEAEPGTPVYATTFETVESINYSYQAGHTDGSAPVTTAIETDTGLYYAYYVNIDPVVRPGRTLEAGDLIGYTRNQFDGNLLVAMKEYRFWHKDPDVYPAIYINNLVFSTDTNLAYMRNGGGLHGNLINPPLAVTKWQNRVAEQTSKHGIEAFTNAILSMIWVESGGNEAIQPDIMNAQLALSSPDRITTPEESIEKGVEYFAYLLKKAQSNNLNGLAAVQAYNYGEAYLDDLIKRNAPYSFEDARLYAQMKSNNQTIPFNHIVAQGLGYNWRYIFGNMFYTAMVTRNIMADTGRLAELARRELGNPNGEKYWRWAGFNNRMEWSAVFVSWIANEAGYLEQGRVLNTANVLDMKEWFEANDKFKTYDENYVPQSGDLVFFDWTGGRTGKDHVGIVEYSGGNIIQVIEGNSDNLVRRRTYAIGSNVISGYGLP; encoded by the coding sequence GTGGCTGATTCAAAAATTTTAGACAAGAACAGGGCAGGTAAGAATGCTACAACTACTAGTACAAATAATAAAAAAATGGTAGTAAGAAGTAGCAAACTATCTTTAAAAAAAGATAATTCTATCAGTACTTCTCGAAGAAAAAAACTGTTGAAGTTATTGAAGGGGAACAATCCTCGTATCAAAAGAAAATCCCAGCAAATAATTTTTCAGAGAAAACAAAGCAAAAACGATAAAAATAATGTGAATCAGGAACCTTTAGATAGCACGAATAAAAGCCAACCGGTCAACACTCAGAGCATTAGTCGACGACAAAGAATTCGAGAAAGTCGAAGAGATGAACTAAAGCAACAGCAACATGATTTAATGATGCGCCCTAATAAAGTCGATACAACCATCGCTTCTGCTCCTGTGACTAATAACGACACAGAACAAAAAAACGAAAAAACGAATACTCAAGTATTTTTGAATAGAAAAAACCGTCAGGAAAAAATTCGTAACCAACGAAAAAAAAGTAACACTTACAAAGGATATATCAGTAAAGTAAAACTAGAAAAGCAACAAGGACAACAAGAAAAAATTAGCACTAACACAACAAATTTACGTCATAAAAATCAAAAAAGAGCTTTGCATCTTTCTAAAAATGAACAGCTTGAAAAAAAGAAAAGAAACAATAAGCGAAAAGAAGGAAAAAAGAAGGTTGCAGCTAAAAGGAATATGCGGGCCAAATTAGATAATATGTTGAAAGATCAAATTTCGCCTAAAAATCCTTTTAAAAATAAAATCAAAGACTTAATTATCGATAAGGTTGGGCGAGATGAAGAGGGTAATTTGAATTTAGTTGGTATGCTTATCACCATGCTTATTATTCTAAAGTTACCTATCTTATTGAAATTGATCGTAATCATCTTGATTGTTGCAGTGGTCATTGCGATCATTTCGATCTTCGTTTCTTTTTGGACAACGATTTTAAGTTTATTTGTCGTAAAAACAGAGTCGATGATGATTACCGAAGCATACAACTATGTCACGTGGTTAGATACTTATAAAAACAAAGAGGTATATGATACGTACAATCGACTAGTTGATGATCCGGAGCATGATGAGGTCTATTTTGAAGTAAACGGGATAGAATCTGATCCAGAGCAATTTATGTATGTATCCAATGGAGATAACTATATCTACTACTTAAATGCAAAGTTTGAAGATTATGATATCGATAATACTGCCATTGTTACCTATCGAAAAAGAGTGGCTGAAAAAACAGGTGTCTGGATTCCATGGTCATCGAGGGATAACACATATGCTGTTTTTCATGACGCACCACACCCATTATCACCTGAACCTATCAAAGTATTCACTGTAAAAGATGAAATCCATGCATTACATGACATGGTCTACAACTACACGACCGTCATTGAAAAAGACAAAGAAGTTGAAACTGTTGTGATAACGGTGGATAAAGAAACAGGTGAAGAGCATACAGAAGTAAAACGTGAGAAAAAAAATGTTGCTACCGTCAAAATCAATGTCCAAACAATTGGTGAAATGTTTGACTCGGATCCTGAAGTAGGAGTCTATGTGGCTAGGCGTTATTCAAGGGATGATGATTACTATGGACGAGTCATTGCTTTTGATGAAGATGAAGTAGATAAATATTACCCAATCATGGAGAAAGATCGCTTTGAAGATAAAATTTTCATGGCTAATCCATTTGGTAAGATGAACTACGCAAACGTGGTGGATAATTTTGGCTATCGTCGACGTAATCCCAATACCCAACATTACGAAATCGCTTTGGAAGCAGAACCTGGAACACCTGTTTATGCCACCACCTTTGAAACAGTGGAAAGTATCAACTATAGTTATCAGGCTGGTCATACAGATGGTTCAGCGCCTGTAACGACAGCAATAGAAACGGATACAGGTCTATATTATGCGTATTATGTCAATATTGATCCAGTAGTGAGGCCAGGCAGAACCTTAGAAGCAGGTGATTTGATTGGCTATACAAGAAATCAGTTTGATGGGAATTTATTAGTTGCAATGAAAGAATATCGCTTCTGGCATAAAGATCCTGATGTTTATCCAGCGATCTACATCAATAATTTAGTCTTTAGTACGGATACCAACTTAGCCTATATGCGTAATGGTGGCGGGTTACATGGGAATCTGATCAATCCCCCATTAGCAGTTACTAAATGGCAAAACAGAGTTGCGGAACAAACGAGCAAACATGGCATTGAAGCATTTACTAATGCCATTTTATCCATGATATGGGTAGAATCTGGTGGAAATGAAGCCATTCAGCCAGATATCATGAATGCGCAACTGGCACTATCATCTCCAGACCGAATCACTACGCCAGAGGAATCGATTGAAAAAGGCGTCGAATATTTTGCTTATCTGCTCAAAAAAGCACAAAGCAATAATCTGAATGGTCTGGCAGCGGTTCAAGCCTATAATTATGGCGAAGCGTATCTTGATGATCTGATCAAACGAAATGCGCCTTATTCCTTTGAAGATGCGCGCTTGTATGCGCAAATGAAAAGTAATAATCAAACCATTCCGTTCAATCATATCGTCGCGCAAGGATTGGGCTATAACTGGCGATACATCTTTGGCAATATGTTTTATACCGCCATGGTCACAAGAAATATCATGGCAGATACAGGCAGATTAGCTGAGCTTGCTAGAAGAGAACTTGGTAACCCGAATGGTGAGAAGTATTGGCGATGGGCTGGATTCAACAATCGAATGGAGTGGTCAGCTGTATTTGTTTCGTGGATAGCGAATGAAGCGGGATACTTGGAACAAGGACGAGTATTGAATACAGCAAATGTTCTTGATATGAAAGAATGGTTTGAGGCGAATGATAAGTTCAAAACATATGATGAAAATTATGTTCCTCAATCTGGTGATCTTGTATTTTTTGACTGGACTGGTGGAAGAACAGGAAAAGATCATGTAGGAATCGTTGAATATTCTGGCGGAAATATTATTCAGGTCATCGAAGGTAACTCTGACAATCTAGTAAGAAGAAGAACTTACGCCATTGGAAGTAATGTTATTTCAGGATATGGCCTGCCATAA
- a CDS encoding FAD:protein FMN transferase, with the protein MLKKRLLPFVLLLCLLTIAGCSTDQTTEGKQENNTSLLSDPYTDEQFLLGTYVRIRIYDEGKEDVLKPAFDRVKELGDKITINQSGSEVDEINQQAGIKPVKVSDDVYRLLKRAYEYSEDSHGGFDMAIGPITQLWRIGFDDARKPSQAEIDEALKLVDYHKVQFNDEEKTVYLQEKGMILDLGAIAKGFITDEVVKVLKDHDVTTAIVDLGGNVYVLGHSPRGEDQDWTVGIQDPNLARGTILGSIKERNKTLVTSGIYERYLEVDGVKYHHLFDPKTGYPFDNDIAGVTIITDQSIDGDGLSTAVFAMGVKDGLAYIEDKLNDGTEAIFVTKDDKVYVTDPIKDTFKLAEDSKYTMGDRSELN; encoded by the coding sequence ATGTTGAAGAAACGATTACTTCCTTTTGTCTTGCTCTTGTGCCTACTGACCATTGCGGGTTGCAGCACAGATCAAACAACTGAAGGAAAACAAGAGAACAACACTTCACTGCTTTCTGACCCTTACACAGACGAACAATTTTTGCTTGGTACTTACGTTCGTATCCGTATCTACGATGAAGGGAAAGAAGACGTATTAAAACCTGCTTTTGACCGAGTCAAAGAGTTAGGCGATAAAATCACGATCAATCAAAGCGGCTCCGAAGTTGATGAAATCAATCAACAAGCAGGAATCAAACCAGTCAAAGTATCTGACGATGTATACCGTTTATTAAAACGTGCGTATGAGTACAGCGAGGACTCTCATGGAGGCTTTGATATGGCAATCGGTCCAATCACACAATTATGGCGTATCGGCTTTGACGATGCACGTAAACCATCACAAGCAGAAATCGATGAAGCATTGAAGTTAGTGGATTATCATAAAGTCCAATTCAATGATGAAGAAAAGACTGTTTACTTGCAAGAAAAAGGCATGATCCTTGACCTAGGTGCCATTGCGAAAGGATTCATCACTGATGAAGTCGTCAAAGTCTTGAAAGACCATGATGTAACGACGGCGATCGTCGATCTAGGTGGGAATGTCTATGTTCTTGGACACAGTCCTAGAGGAGAAGATCAAGATTGGACAGTCGGTATCCAAGATCCGAATCTTGCCCGTGGAACGATCCTCGGCTCGATCAAAGAACGAAATAAAACATTGGTCACATCTGGAATCTATGAGCGCTACTTGGAAGTTGATGGCGTGAAATATCATCACTTGTTCGACCCTAAAACCGGCTATCCTTTTGACAACGACATCGCTGGTGTCACGATCATCACCGATCAATCCATTGATGGAGACGGACTATCTACTGCGGTCTTCGCCATGGGTGTCAAAGATGGCTTGGCGTACATCGAGGATAAACTGAATGATGGAACTGAGGCGATTTTTGTGACAAAAGATGATAAGGTCTATGTGACAGATCCAATCAAAGACACTTTCAAACTCGCTGAAGATTCAAAATATACTATGGGCGATCGTTCTGAATTAAACTAA
- the pplA gene encoding extracellular electron transfer flavoprotein PplA, with amino-acid sequence MKKNRFVTGFAVLAFSTLMLGACGSDNNDSSSSTSSSTSTAQSSTTETTTTESTKEIVAGGELQDGTYKLEEKNYSNGYRSVFEMVVKDGKITESNYDNVNEDGKSKMDDAEYNENMKAKAGTNPETFIPELNEQLLSAQSASGVEVVTGATHSSESFQNYAQQLIQAAQAGNTETIEIDNGAELKDGTYKLEEKNYSNGYRVQFELTVADGKVTESNFDYIDADGKSKQDDTEYNEKMKEKSGTDPQTYIPELNDELVSAMGEEDGSPADVEVVTGATHSAHSFIMYAQQLVNAAEKGDTQTIEVDNIVTK; translated from the coding sequence ATGAAGAAAAATCGGTTTGTTACGGGGTTTGCTGTATTAGCATTCTCAACATTGATGCTAGGAGCTTGTGGATCAGATAACAATGATAGTTCAAGTAGTACATCTTCTTCTACTTCTACTGCACAATCTTCTACAACAGAAACTACTACAACAGAATCAACTAAAGAAATCGTTGCTGGTGGAGAATTACAAGACGGTACATACAAGTTAGAAGAAAAAAACTACTCTAATGGTTACCGTTCAGTTTTTGAAATGGTCGTGAAAGACGGCAAGATCACTGAGTCTAATTATGACAATGTGAACGAAGATGGCAAATCTAAAATGGATGATGCTGAATACAACGAAAACATGAAAGCAAAAGCTGGTACAAATCCAGAAACATTCATTCCTGAATTAAATGAACAGTTGCTAAGCGCACAAAGCGCAAGTGGTGTAGAAGTTGTGACTGGTGCGACACATTCATCAGAAAGTTTCCAAAACTACGCACAACAATTGATCCAAGCGGCTCAAGCGGGTAACACTGAAACGATCGAAATCGATAATGGTGCAGAACTTAAAGACGGCACATACAAGTTAGAAGAGAAAAACTATTCAAATGGCTATCGTGTGCAATTTGAATTGACAGTTGCAGATGGCAAAGTCACTGAATCAAACTTTGATTACATCGATGCAGATGGCAAATCAAAACAAGATGATACAGAGTACAACGAAAAGATGAAAGAAAAATCTGGTACTGACCCTCAAACTTACATCCCAGAATTAAACGATGAACTTGTTTCAGCAATGGGCGAAGAAGATGGTTCTCCAGCAGATGTAGAAGTAGTAACTGGCGCAACTCACAGTGCACATTCATTCATCATGTATGCACAACAATTAGTCAATGCTGCTGAAAAAGGCGATACACAAACAATTGAAGTCGATAATATTGTGACAAAATAA